Proteins co-encoded in one Arachis hypogaea cultivar Tifrunner chromosome 13, arahy.Tifrunner.gnm2.J5K5, whole genome shotgun sequence genomic window:
- the LOC112792159 gene encoding protein terminal ear1 homolog isoform X1 — MGNLDPTAQEFRPRNYTHGAPPPTLLRPPAPPHPQLWYPYLGHQVGVRCPTSSPTRSLMLGLVPSATVVSEAWLMKELGAFGDVRGVRMEGVGEGMVIAMVDFYDLRHAEAAFTAILGHHMNMHDYAMAGGVLWAQYMVPSCDDGDNQGTLLIFNLDLHMDAIAVTSIFQPFGAVKEVRHTPLKKNQRFVEFFDIRDAARALKHMNGNHIHGKPLIIEFGRPGGGQYRKSSVVTKGGCYDDKDNPSEELVGNSGGEEERNNRCNDESIVGDTKQPSRRHRKGKHAKKQHHHDETRRFLISAHDGDSRTTVMIKNIPNKYSQKLLLSMLDNHCNHCNEKIREGGRDHQPFSSYDFLYLPIDFNRNKCNVGYGFVNMTSPEATMRLYKAFHGQRWQVFNSRKICEVTYARVQGLEALKEHFKKSKLGYEMENCLPVMFSPPRDGRQLTEPLAIVAHAHHQSLIVSSSTQSDGVEGQSSS; from the exons ATGGGAAACTTGGACCCCACGGCCCAGGAGTTCAGGCCCAGAAACTATACCCACGGAGCTCCACCTCCAACTCTTCTGAGGCCACCGGCACCACCTCATCCTCAGCTGTGGTACCCTTACTTAGGTCATCAAGTTGGGGTTCGGTGTCCCACGTCATCTCCTACGAGGTCGCTGATGCTAGGCTTGGTACCCTCCGCGACGGTGGTTTCAGAAGCATGGTTGATGAAGGAGCTTGGAGCGTTCGGGGACGTGAGAGGGGTTCGGATGGAAGGGGTTGGTGAGGGAATGGTGATTGCCATGGTTGACTTCTATGACCTCCGACACGCGGAGGCTGCGTTCACCGCCATTCTGGGCCACCACATGAACATGCATGACTACGCCATGGCGGGTGGTGTGTTGTGGGCACAGTACATGGTGCCCTCATGTGATGATGGGGATAATCAAGGGACGCTGCTgatttttaatttggatttacATATGGACGCTATCGCTGTCACTAGTATCTTCCAGCCTTTtg GTGCTGTAAAGGAGGTGAGGCATACCCCACTGAAAAAGAACCAAAGATTCGTAGAGTTCTTTGACATAAGAGACGCAGCAAGGGCTTTGAAGCACATGAATGGCAACCACATTCATGGGAAACCCCTCATTATTGAATTCGGACGGCCAGGAGGAGGACAGTACCGGAAATCAAGTGTTGTTACCAAGGGGGGTTGTTATGATGATAAAGATAATCCTAGTGAAGAATTAGTGGGGAATAGTGGGGGCGAAGAAGAGAGAAACAACCGGTGTAACGATGAGTCCATTGTCGGAGACACGAAGCAGCCAAGTAGGCGTCATAGgaagggaaagcatgcaaagaaGCAGCATCATCATGATGAAACTCGCCGCTTCTTAATCTCTGCACATGATGGAGACTCTAGAACAACCGTCATGATTAAGAACATACCTAATAAGTACAG CCAGAAGCTACTGTTGAGCATGTTGGATAACCACTGTAATCATTGCAACGAGAAGATTCGGGAAGGCGGCCGTGACCACCAGCCCTTCTCCTCCTATGACTTCCTCTACCTTCCAATTGATTTCAA CAGGAACAAGTGCAATGTGGGATACGGGTTTGTAAACATGACGTCTCCAGAGGCAACAATGAGACTCTACAAGGCCTTCCATGGCCAACGTTGGCAAGTTTTCAATTCAAGAAAAATTTGCGAGGTTACCTACGCCAGGGTccag GGATTGGAAGCATTGAAGGAGCATTTCAAGAAGTCCAAGTTGGGATACGAGATGGAGAATTGCCTGCCAGTGATGTTTTCACCTCCTCGAGATGGGAGGCAGCTGACAGAGCCACTTGCAATAGTTGCTCATGCTCATCACCAATCACTCATTGTTAGTAGTAGTACCCAAAGTGACGGCGTTGAAGGTCAATCATCATCATAA
- the LOC112792159 gene encoding protein terminal ear1 homolog isoform X2, giving the protein MGNLDPTAQEFRPRNYTHGAPPPTLLRPPAPPHPQLWYPYLGHQVGVRCPTSSPTRSLMLGLVPSATVVSEAWLMKELGAFGDVRGVRMEGVGEGMVIAMVDFYDLRHAEAAFTAILGHHMNMHDYAMAGGVLWAQYMVPSCDDGDNQGTLLIFNLDLHMDAIAVTSIFQPFGAVKEVRHTPLKKNQRFVEFFDIRDAARALKHMNGNHIHGKPLIIEFGRPGGGQYRKSSVVTKGGCYDDKDNPSEELVGNSGGEEERNNRCNDESIVGDTKQPSRRHRKGKHAKKQHHHDETRRFLISAHDGDSRTTVMIKNIPNKYSQKLLLSMLDNHCNHCNEKIREGGRDHQPFSSYDFLYLPIDFKNKCNVGYGFVNMTSPEATMRLYKAFHGQRWQVFNSRKICEVTYARVQGLEALKEHFKKSKLGYEMENCLPVMFSPPRDGRQLTEPLAIVAHAHHQSLIVSSSTQSDGVEGQSSS; this is encoded by the exons ATGGGAAACTTGGACCCCACGGCCCAGGAGTTCAGGCCCAGAAACTATACCCACGGAGCTCCACCTCCAACTCTTCTGAGGCCACCGGCACCACCTCATCCTCAGCTGTGGTACCCTTACTTAGGTCATCAAGTTGGGGTTCGGTGTCCCACGTCATCTCCTACGAGGTCGCTGATGCTAGGCTTGGTACCCTCCGCGACGGTGGTTTCAGAAGCATGGTTGATGAAGGAGCTTGGAGCGTTCGGGGACGTGAGAGGGGTTCGGATGGAAGGGGTTGGTGAGGGAATGGTGATTGCCATGGTTGACTTCTATGACCTCCGACACGCGGAGGCTGCGTTCACCGCCATTCTGGGCCACCACATGAACATGCATGACTACGCCATGGCGGGTGGTGTGTTGTGGGCACAGTACATGGTGCCCTCATGTGATGATGGGGATAATCAAGGGACGCTGCTgatttttaatttggatttacATATGGACGCTATCGCTGTCACTAGTATCTTCCAGCCTTTtg GTGCTGTAAAGGAGGTGAGGCATACCCCACTGAAAAAGAACCAAAGATTCGTAGAGTTCTTTGACATAAGAGACGCAGCAAGGGCTTTGAAGCACATGAATGGCAACCACATTCATGGGAAACCCCTCATTATTGAATTCGGACGGCCAGGAGGAGGACAGTACCGGAAATCAAGTGTTGTTACCAAGGGGGGTTGTTATGATGATAAAGATAATCCTAGTGAAGAATTAGTGGGGAATAGTGGGGGCGAAGAAGAGAGAAACAACCGGTGTAACGATGAGTCCATTGTCGGAGACACGAAGCAGCCAAGTAGGCGTCATAGgaagggaaagcatgcaaagaaGCAGCATCATCATGATGAAACTCGCCGCTTCTTAATCTCTGCACATGATGGAGACTCTAGAACAACCGTCATGATTAAGAACATACCTAATAAGTACAG CCAGAAGCTACTGTTGAGCATGTTGGATAACCACTGTAATCATTGCAACGAGAAGATTCGGGAAGGCGGCCGTGACCACCAGCCCTTCTCCTCCTATGACTTCCTCTACCTTCCAATTGATTTCAA GAACAAGTGCAATGTGGGATACGGGTTTGTAAACATGACGTCTCCAGAGGCAACAATGAGACTCTACAAGGCCTTCCATGGCCAACGTTGGCAAGTTTTCAATTCAAGAAAAATTTGCGAGGTTACCTACGCCAGGGTccag GGATTGGAAGCATTGAAGGAGCATTTCAAGAAGTCCAAGTTGGGATACGAGATGGAGAATTGCCTGCCAGTGATGTTTTCACCTCCTCGAGATGGGAGGCAGCTGACAGAGCCACTTGCAATAGTTGCTCATGCTCATCACCAATCACTCATTGTTAGTAGTAGTACCCAAAGTGACGGCGTTGAAGGTCAATCATCATCATAA